The DNA region AGGTTTGTATTTCGAAAGGTCATAGTGAAAAGAATCCAATATTGTCACAATTAGTCTGATAATTTgtctttgaaattgaacatTTCTTCTTAATGcatttagataatattttaaaatgatttcataGTGATACCAAGGTAAGAGTTTACATATGGTACCAATTGTTTCGATTGCCGCATCTAccatgttgtttttatttacgtaAGCTTCATTACACAAATACGTCGAAGCAAGAGGTAGGATAAATTGTGTGAGCGTTTTTGGATTTGGACGTTTAGTCAATGTCTTCGATAGAGcggaaaatttcaataatgcACGAGCCCTCCTATGCATTTGCAAATGTTGCATGTTTTCGAAAAAATCTACCTCGGGATCTGCTTTATTGCACAATCCTGATAAGTCACGTAAAACTGGATGTACATCGGGACATTCTAATGACATATGCCCTAAAAATGCTATTGACTGAGAGCATAATACTTCGGACTTGCTACTTATGCCTTTTTTTATAAGGTGTAAAATTGTTTCGTCCATCAAATAACGTCTGTCAGATGGATTATCCTTATACTTCCTTGCCAATTTAGGTCCAATATTTTTAAGACACTGACCGGCATAATCTTTTATAGCTAAATCCGATTCAttttttaagaagaagaagcaattataaataatagacgTGCCACAGTTTAAGGtcatctcatttttttctattaaattattaatgtcgcCGAAGGTATTCAATCGTTTTTCAAAATCAGGTTGATCGATCCACCTGCGATCCCATGCATTAAGTCCCTCCAGCAAATTGTAATTTTGTACGATCGATCGTTGATCTCCTTCGGCAGATCTTTCGGCGATAATACCGTACAACTGAATTATAAGCTTGCGGGCAGGTACCGATGATATCACACCGAGCAAAGGTGCGAGAGCTCTTAAATGACTCTCCCCTCCTGATTTTACGTCTTTAATGAGATTTCTAACGGTcgtaattaattcaataataatatcttcacTTTCATTCGTTAATGCCTTTTTCATCAATATCGGTAAAATTAGTACCAATAATGTATCGCACGTGTCCGGATCTTTCGCAAATTCAGAAATGCGCGATAAAATGGTTAATTCAGTTTTATTCATACCtcttttagaatttttaaGCTTTCTCTTCATATATTCTAAAATATCATCAACGTGCGGTAGTAAAATAATGGATCCATAATTAATGGATCCGTCTGACGGAAGCTTATCGTTAACAGGAAGTAGATTTGTTAGGACAGACGTTAATGGCAGAAAAGGCATATCCATATCGTTCTTCTCCGTATCTGTATTAACATTTTCGTAATCCTCCATTGTTAacaatttttcgatcatttccAAAATAGCATTAATTACGGACGAATGAGTTTTAGTTCCCAACAAGAGTTTCATGATATAAGGAAGAATTGTaacattgatattgttgtccTGATGCCTTAAGAACATAGGATAGTAACGAGAATTTTGACTccaggaaataaataatttcaacaaaGCCGTAGGACTGTGAATTCCTTCTATAGGTAATTTTTCCAACCAAGGAAATACCATGACATTGAATAGAGCATctatttcatcctttttccatggataattttcaaaatgggAAAAGAATCTTGCTAATATGGCAATGGAATTAGTTTTAACATCTTTTATCGTTGACAAATAACCAGAATGAATTTGATCTGATCTTCGTAAAATCCCTGTGACTATAGCTCCGATGCACATCGATATACCAAGTAAATATGGTAAAAGTTTTCCTGTCATTTTTCCCCCAAATTGTTCTATCATAATTCCTAATAAATTAATGGCACTTCGTAAACGTTTCGGCGGAATGACATTAGTTAGATCGACAGCATCGATGATATTCCTCGTTAATACGTTGAGATCAACGGACGCATTTGGAAAGAACGATAAGTACCTTTTGAAAGGTTTAAAGGCCATTTCAACGAACATAATCATTTCATCTTCCTTAGTGCCAGCAAGAAAACGCAATATAATTTTACGTCTTAATAATCCACCAGCTTTACCACCGGTTCGCATTCCagttttcattatcatttttgcaTAAACGATTCTCATTAGCACAGGCATAAGCCCTGCGCGATCTTcgtccaatataaaattactttcTGGATCGACTTTGAAGCGCGCaagttcatttttaaaatttttttcaccgattaaattatacaaatgatCTTTGTACggtaaaagatatttatatttataggtAAAAAGGCAATTTAAGGCAGCATTTTGTATTTCAGGATTTTTCGAGGAAAGCAAatccaaatatattttatgcatttctctttctctataaaaTACATTGGGATTTTTCATCTTCCCATATATATCCATTTGTGccagtaataattttattttatatatccttCCTTGGGCAGATAAATCTTTATTCTCCACCTTGGAAgacattttatctttctctattgCTTCGTCATCCGTATTGGACCCATCCTCGTTCGTATTGTCGTTAACAACAGATACAGTTGCATGTTTCTTAATGCTACAATATTTGGCATCTTCGGCATTAGACTtgaaaaagttattatttacaaattcaataaataaactCGTTAAATCTCTGTTTTTCATTTCGCAATAGCTTGCAAAAAGAGGCATGCACTTCCaaagaagaattttataattgttaatatctgcCTTATCATCCACCATTTTGCATATCTCCAATTCCAAACATTGAATTACTTCAGATTGATGTACTCGTTGATACGTCCAATCAGTTGCATTTGCATCTTTCAATTCGGAAAGAAATACTGGCCAAAATTGGGCACACTCTTTGGTAGCATAGCTTCCAATAATTTTACTTACAGGATCCCACAATAAggaaaagtttatataaaaatttcctaACAAATATCTAAGAGGGATCTCGTAATATTTCGGATTTAAATTGGCCATGGCATTACTTTCAAATGTTAAACCCTGCAAATGTAACAATTTATCTCGATATTGTTGTATCGTCGCTGGTATACCTTCAGCTAGATAAATCAGATCCAGAGGATTCTTATCGATGTCTTCCTTCGATATGATTATACCTGCGACATTAgcgaataatgaataaatatgcGTTACAACCAAGCGAATTGGATGAACGGacgaattcaatttttttactaTGCAATTGTGTAGCACGTCGAATACTACTTGATTGAAGAATTTTTCATGATACTGCGATCCATTgtaaaatgttaaatacaGGTCTATCGCATTGAGAATGAAAGGATCATTACTTTGTTTTTCCAATAAACGCATTATCTCTATATCGTGAGACTTGgtaaattcgtgaaattccTCTCTTTCCAGAATATGCGTGATCGTGTCAAGcaagaacaaaaatatgaaattaaatttgttaagttccataatattatccatattttcgtgatgtaatattttcttgtaaaCCATTAGGAGTTGCTTCCTTATTGTGACTTTAATGTCTTCGGGTAGAAGTTTAAAATGCGGtactatcattatcatccATAATGCATCTGACGATGTAATGTCAGTTATGGCGTTCAATTCTTTCAAGAAATAATCCATACTTTCTTTTGACACGTTCCTTATATCAAGAGTGAATTTCTTCCATTTGTTCAAAGTTAGACCGCCAAGGCAAGGAGgtgctttctctcttattattttacctAACAATCTTACTTCTTTGGATTTAAATCCAATGACATTACATCTTTTCAAAAGATGCGGTAATACTAGTGTCTCAAATGACGAATAATTTATCAGTTTTTCAATcgcattatataataattctacaTTATCTATAGACATTATTTTACTAAGTAAATGACTAGAAGTCTCTTGAGCCAATTTAACGTCAGatagaagaatattaattagcGCATTGATAATCTCAGAGGaaacgttattgtcattagtttGAAAATCCTCGATCATATTTACCAATTTGTTAATCAAAGGCACAGGATCAACGAGCATCCTTCCATTTTTATGAGTAAGAACAATGTTCATGAGACACAAAACAAGCTCCAAATGgcatttccttctttctgaTATAACTTTCAATTCCGTGGTTGTTGCGTCTAACGCTTTCAAAAAAGTATTCCAAAGTACATAACATTTGGAAGGATGTATGTTTCGTATAATGCAATTCATCACCTGTCTCATAACGCTATAAGCAAGATCTTGATTTATGGATTGATCttttaaagaatgaaaataaagtaataaaatttgatcTGCACAGGAATGAAATTGACCTGTAGTGCCAGATATTACTTCAAACATTAATCTTCCAGAGCCGGCAACAACGCTATGTCGACTCTCCTCCAATACTTTTAACAACAATTTCACAAATGCTTCTTTGTCTTTAACTTTTCGAACGACAAATGCAAAACTTTCTGCGGCAAAATTGTTTACATAAACTGGTTGTGCGTCATTTAAAAGCGGCAATAACATATCCAAAACTGTTCTCACGTTTTTCACCAAATATCGCCATAGAAATTTGAACAAGTAGGCAAGAGCTACGAATGCATATTCTATTTGTTCCGGGTCTTTAGCTTGTAATAGATCTATTATGGCATTCAAAAATTCcggaaaataatcataaaaatctttttgcaGATCCTTCGCCAAGGCAACCACTAatctaaaatatatgattGTAAGTACGCGTgcgttatatatttcattatacttAAGACAGTAGTATATATGCAAGGCAGATTTTTACAAGGCTACACTTACTCCAGTATTGGTTGTAGAAACAGAACATCTTGcttctttatatattccaAAAGTAAATCCATTACGTGCTGCTTCTTATTGAGCAATTGCGGAAGAGTAACGATATCACGCACCTGTCTTTTAAAGGTACAATAACCCTCCGTTAAATTGAGAAAATTCCATTTTTGAAGCGTCTCATGAAAATACGTTTCAACTTcctcattattttcttcatttttgtgCACCACACGATGAAAAACGTCGATATCAATATCGTTTATCCGTTCGGAAAATGATTTAAACTGcaacatttaaattttacacacacgcatatagtATCAATCGAGACATCATAATCCTATGGGGAAGTAGCAATATTACCTGGaaagtatttttttccttatgaCGAATTGGCTTGTTCTTcattttgaattttctttctatttcatttaatcgacGTTAACGAGGCACGTGTATACGCACGTGTATAGAACGATCAACAAGTTAAAAAGGTTAGAGAAACATTACTGGCAAAagagccaaaaaaaaaaaaaaaaagaaaagcaatatATCACCATAATTATATCACTTCGAATTGACCATTTGACctggaaaattttataatccttttattattatattcgtatgtGAACATTGGTATTTTATTCGTAACGTTTCCCTCTGACTCGAggcaaattaatatataaaccaTAGTACAAGTGAAGCTTCTAGACAAGATGTTTTGAATCTTCTCGACGTTTTCTAACGCTCCCTAGTGGCTTTCGGGGGAAATCTGTTGCGTGCACGCGGCGGGAATATTTGCCAAATACAAAACGAACGCGTAAGaatgtcaatattatttgaatgaaatatGATACTTAAGAAgattgcgtcagggttgcgcaAATAATCGAAACGCTTTTAATTACACACACATCGATgatctgtattattatatttaattcgtaCAAACAAATTTGttgtttttcaatattttcatctaTAAAAAGAATCGCAATGCCGATAGGCGTATCTGAAAAAATGAGCGTAAATTCACTAAAGCTTCTCTTTTATCGGACCATAAATAGCTCTATTATCGTCGACCATACGTATAACGcattaatcaatttattattatattctgtaatacgatttaatcgatatttaaatgtttctGCGAGTCGATCTATAGAAATGCTCGTAAAACGGACAAGTATCCAATCGAGGTCTTCAAAATCTGCAAATTCATTAAGCAGAATTTAATATCGTATCCACGCTTTCGATCATCTTATACCGGAAGtattgattttaatgaaactCCGAATATGTATCTTGTTATTGACAATTTCTCGATATCTATGAAAAATACCTACCTCGCTAAACGTGTCCAAGGATAGTGCACAAAATTTTGCAGACGTTAATTTTAGCGGTTTCTTTGTTCGTTCCATACAAATGTACATCGTTTTTAACTCGACCGCTGATACGTCGTACCAATTGGACTGATACAAGGTGTCACCGAGACCCATGCTCTAAATCCAATAGAGAAtttcttcattaatatatCCTGTTAATATcccattcctattattcccttataaagaaattatttgcaTTACTTCCTCGATGAGACATTCACCGACGTAGCAGTAAACGAACAGTGTATTCAATATAGTAAATGCATAAACAAAGAAAGTAACTAATACGATATTTTCTCCGTTCGTTGAACTCTGCAAATTGTTCATTGAACGATTAACGAAAGTACGGAACGAAATTAACGGATCGTTCGGTAACGTTCGCATAAACTTACCACGAGCGCGTAGTAACCCGATACGCAGAGATTCAACGTAGTACCtaataattgttgaaaaatcattatattaaatcCGTCTTCCAGTGTTTCCGCCAATCTGTAATTCCGCCAATCTGTTATTGAATCTGACACGTCTCATTGTCAATATAACGCGACGTTTTGCGCGTCGCTTACGAACGCTCAAAAAACGCGCACTCgtcttatgaaatataaatacgaataCTTTCATTGAATATACTTGTCTcgtatttcgataaaaagggaaaaagaaagaaaaaaacgctTACCTAATCAATCGATGATGCTTGATTACCAATTTCTTCATACCTCGGTTATAACCATCAGTATCTTCAAACGCTTCCACAACTTTGCATCTAAGTATCGCAAACTGTCCTGTAATGTGTAGGGCCAAACTGGCGAAGAGACAGTCAGATCCAACGTAACCAGAGATCATGGTTATCACAATTAGCCATTGGTAGATGGAGTATAAGGTGTACGTCGTTATATCATCAAGTTTAACCATCGTTCGAGTTTTGTAAGGCAATTCATACTCCAAGGACGAATTTCTCATGACtgattaagaagaataaatgtTTTCGAGAGCGTCGAcctcgacaaaaaaaaaaaaaaaaaaaaagaaaaaaatcgatcttaATAAGATCGAGATTTAGTTTAGCACCTGTTAGTACAGACGTTATAATGGCTTTGAAGAAATAAAGTCCGATGACGAAGGACATCGAGACAATGGTTATCGCGATAAATCTATAAGaaagtttattataatcgagaAAGATCAGTTTCTCCTTCTcgttcgcataattttccacGGAAAAATCCCCATGAATTTCAATCAATAATTGGGCGATCAATCGTCTGTTCAGCCTGCagattgtaatttttatgagTGCCATTACAATAGGCACGTTTTCCGTCAAAATTCTGACTACGTAATCGATATGCTTTGGTTGATCTATGAAATCTACGAGCGCCAACGAACAATGAAGGAGAAGATAAATtgcgaagaagaggaaaagcgGATCGTAGACTGCGAGTGGCCAAACACCCATGCATCTGAGTAATCGTTTGTTCCATCTAATGACTTTTACGCTCTCGAAAAAATCTGTCTCCTGAAACGCGCGatcgaatgaatatatatattgtgttttTGCTgctattttgtttctcttttctttttctttttccttcatagACACTATTAcattttacgttattaatattacattttacatttcgtaCTTTTATCATCTTTCCCATTTCTCACTCGTGATGGTTCTCGGTGGACTAACCGTGAAAGGGTCGATCCTCCCTCGATGTAAACTTTCTTTCAAAGGGTTATAAACGGAGCCTTTGAATAGTTTATTCCAATTCGAACTCGACGAAGTACCGAACAGTTAACGACTATCCTTGACGTTCTGATCATCGATTAAATACGACAAAGTGCGCGTAAACAATTTAtgtgcctctctctctctctcatcctgcATTTCGTTGGATTTCTTTCAAGAACCGAgctcgatcgatcggtcggCTATTTATCCTGCAGGTCCGTCAAAATGTAATCGAAATCTGACAAATAAtcgaagagaatgagaaaactCGTAGACAGGATTAGACCGTAGATGAGGTACgatcaaaaatttctttcatgttTAACGCTTTGATAGCATAGAACGAGTCCTGGAacggaaaataaaaggagtcGGTTCGTTCTCGAAactaaattaaatagaatctATTATATCATTCCGCTCGTACTTTTCTACCCTTTTCCACCATTTGATTCGCACGAAAattgagagggagagagagagagagagagagagagactggacCCCGTCGATCCCCTCGGCGTTGGAAGGAAGAAACAAGTTTCCTACAAGTctcgtaaagaaaaattgataggTCTGCTCCCGAGGAGGAATCATCTATCTGTTAACAACAATTTtcaacttctttcttttcttcttcttctttttcttttttgcccgATCTCTCGACCATGCAATTTAACCCCATCAagtcgtttctctctttaggAAAAAAACGCGATTGCGTCTTGAAAAGTTTCGAAGCTCTACAATTATAAGAGCTTTCTCATTACTTATTGTTCGGAGTTAGAACCGAACCTATGAATAGgagaagggggaaaaagaaagagaaaaaataggagggaagaaaacttttctaaccgtgaatatacgatttctctttctacgaaGCATTTCTTTCTACGTTTTTTCGATTCCCGTCGGAAAGAAAAGCTTCGTCAGCGAGAGTTTTCTTGAAAAAGTTCATTCAaagttatttttcattaataaggataacgcaaagtaaaaaatataataaaaggaacaacgcAACAgtgtaaagaaaatttctattgaAGACGTCTCGATGTATGACTTTACAATCGACTGACTTCGTTTCACATAAATAGGACGAATAGGAGGATTTGTTCGCGCGCGCTCGATCATAACAACATAGTACGTAATACCGACAGGTATCCCATAGAAGTTTTCAATATCTAAAAGTGagagatttgaaaaaagaaaagtggttAATGTCGTTGGAAAACGTGTGTGTTGTGCgttaatcgatgaaaaaaatccTTACATCGGTGAAAGTACATAACGATAGGACGAAAAATTTTCCAGAGGTCAATTGTAACGGTTTACTTGCTCGTATCATACAAATTAAGACCATCTTCAAATTCACCGGCGATATGTCGTACCATTCGTACTCGTAAAACGCCATGGCAAAGTCCGTACTCTAGATTAATTGAGGAGATTTagtcggttttttttttttttcggaaagAGTGGTATATTAACTTTGTATACGTTTTATATCGGTAATTACTTCTTGAATGAGACATTCGCCGCTGTAGCAATAGACGAACAACGTGCTCAGTATTATACttgagaatataaaaaatagaaagagctCGAGAAGTTGACCGTTCGACGAACGCTGAAATGGCAAATAGTTTATAAAAAGGTCTTGCGTTGTCGTTTTATAACgttatcgttaaataaataaagtatacCGTTATAGCGTTATAACCGGAAATACACAAGTTGAACGTCGTTCCTAGAAGATGTTCTAGAATTCCAAAGTTGAAGGCATCCTCCAAGATATCCACCAATCTGCGAAAAAGATGATGGACCTTTCTTTGAAACGTTGATTTGAAAACGTTAAGCGTTCAAAAAGAAATGTCAACGAGAGCAACGTCACCTTATTAGTCCGTAATGtcttttaatcaattttttcatcCCGCATTGGCAACCATTTGGATCTTCCAAGGCTAATTTAACTCTGTATTTCAATACGGACAATTGTGCGGTAACGTGAAGGGACAATGTGATGAAGAAGGAATCGTAACCAACGGAACCGAACGTAATCAGCGGTAAAATAATAACTTGATATAAACAATGAAGACCATAGGTCGTAGGatcattgatttttatgaTTGGTCGCGTTTTATAAGGCAGCTGATAACCGAAAGAGGAATTATCCATAACTGTAACAAGTAAAGGCCGAATTTCATTGCCGCCCCTTTTTAATGATGAAAACGTTCaaacgttgaaaataattaccCATTTGCACGTTCGTTATCAATGATaccaagaaatatattatcgagATGACACccataaaagataaagatattacACCGAATAGATAAGATAATCTATTGTAAgcgaaaaatgttaaaatttcaTCTTGACTTTTGTAACTTTCGACCTTAAAATCCTTTCGTATTGTTAACAAAAATTGCGCCAACGAATCTCTGTAATATCTACAGATAGTCATTTTGATGAGAGTATTCAGCATAACCATGTTTTCCGTGATATTTGCTACTATAAGATCAAAGTTGTTCGAGTAATTGGTTAAATCGAGAATTCCTAAGACAAAATGAATTGCCAGATATACGATGGAGAAAAGGAATATCGGATCGTAAACCTTCAAAGGCCATATTCCCACGATACTGAGACATCTCCTGTTCCATGTTAACACTTTGACGGTATCGGACAGATCCACTGGctgaaatcg from Vespa crabro chromosome 12, iyVesCrab1.2, whole genome shotgun sequence includes:
- the LOC124428491 gene encoding odorant receptor 4-like isoform X1 is translated as MRNSSLEYELPYKTRTMVKLDDITTYTLYSIYQWLIVITMISGYVGSDCLFASLALHITGQFAILRCKVVEAFEDTDGYNRGMKKLVIKHHRLIRLAETLEDGFNIMIFQQLLGTTLNLCVSGYYALVSSTNGENIVLVTFFVYAFTILNTLFVYCYVGECLIEESMGLGDTLYQSNWYDVSAVELKTMYICMERTKKPLKLTSAKFCALSLDTFSEILKTSIGYLSVLRAFL
- the LOC124428385 gene encoding LOW QUALITY PROTEIN: odorant receptor 9a-like (The sequence of the model RefSeq protein was modified relative to this genomic sequence to represent the inferred CDS: deleted 1 base in 1 codon), with product MNTYLFEINLIFLFYRSLYCFPLCHFIVIYFIRFQPVDLSDTVKVLTWNRRCLSIVGIWPLKVYDPIFLFSIVYLAIHFVLGILDLTNYSNNFDLIVANITENMVMLNTLIKMTICRYYRDSLAQFLLTIRKDFKVESYKSQDEILTFFAYNRLSYLFGVISLSFMGVISIIYFLVSLITNVQMGNYFQRLNVFIIKKGRNEIRPLLVTVMDNSSFGYQLPYKTRPIIKINDPTTYGLHCLYQVIILPLITFGSVGYDSFFITLSLHVTAQLSVLKYRVKLALEDPNGCQCGMKKLIKRHYGLIRLVDILEDAFNFGILEHLLGTTFNLCISGYNAITRSSNGQLLELFLFFIFSSIILSTLFVYCYSGECLIQESTDFAMAFYEYEWYDISPVNLKMVLICMIRASKPLQLTSGKFFVLSLCTFTDILKTSMGYLSVLRTMLL
- the LOC124428491 gene encoding uncharacterized protein LOC124428491 isoform X2 encodes the protein MRNSSLEYELPYKTRTMVKLDDITTYTLYSIYQWLIVITMISGYVGSDCLFASLALHITGQFAILRCKVVEAFEDTDGYNRGMKKLVIKHHRLIRLAETLEDGFNIMIFQQLLGTTLNLCVSGYYALSMGLGDTLYQSNWYDVSAVELKTMYICMERTKKPLKLTSAKFCALSLDTFSEILKTSIGYLSVLRAFL